A single region of the Halorussus gelatinilyticus genome encodes:
- a CDS encoding tRNA-dihydrouridine synthase, with the protein MFEPRLALASLSGRSDAEWASAAERHAGAAFLGGIALDAPTREAARELVERDREEFLPDDPAAFVDRQLAALEDADLRAGFNVRTTALDPLREVARVCADREAVLELNAHCRQDEMCAAGAGEALLRDPDRLREQVETAAGEGATVGVKVRAEVPGVDLAELTRVVAEAGGDAVHVDAMDSEGVVAEVAEAAKSTDGDDLFVIANNGVRDEATVREYLACGADAVSVGRPSDDPAVLRRVRSAVDEWFAEKPEVRA; encoded by the coding sequence ATGTTCGAACCCAGACTCGCGCTCGCCAGCCTCAGCGGGCGGTCCGACGCCGAGTGGGCGAGCGCCGCGGAACGGCACGCCGGGGCCGCGTTCCTCGGCGGCATCGCGCTCGACGCCCCGACCCGCGAGGCCGCCCGCGAACTGGTCGAACGCGACCGCGAGGAGTTCCTTCCGGACGACCCCGCCGCCTTCGTTGACCGGCAACTCGCCGCGCTCGAAGACGCCGACCTCCGCGCCGGTTTCAACGTCCGGACGACCGCGCTCGACCCGCTCCGCGAGGTCGCCCGCGTCTGCGCCGACCGCGAGGCAGTCCTCGAACTCAACGCCCACTGCCGACAGGACGAGATGTGCGCCGCGGGCGCTGGCGAAGCCCTCCTCCGAGACCCCGACCGACTCCGCGAGCAGGTCGAGACCGCGGCAGGGGAAGGCGCGACGGTCGGCGTCAAGGTCCGCGCCGAGGTGCCGGGCGTGGACCTCGCCGAACTCACCCGCGTCGTCGCCGAGGCGGGCGGCGACGCCGTCCACGTGGACGCGATGGACTCGGAGGGCGTCGTCGCGGAAGTCGCCGAAGCGGCGAAATCGACTGACGGAGACGACCTCTTCGTGATAGCGAACAACGGCGTCCGCGACGAAGCGACCGTCCGGGAGTATCTGGCCTGCGGCGCGGACGCGGTGAGCGTCGGCCGACCGAGCGACGACCCCGCGGTCCTCCGGCGCGTCCGGAGTGCGGTGGACGAGTGGTTCGCGGAAAAACCGGAGGTGCGCGCATGA
- a CDS encoding DUF447 domain-containing protein, whose translation MGESERSGNSDDRRSTDDQASPADWPVELRGITESLVTTLGPNDLWNVAALGLHPPAERDGENDGQSDGENDARGDGRVTARTWGNTRTRRNFHRQGGGYVQFVRDPVDFVDATLSIFEVEEPVLDSADAWVEVEVERVDSGAADDTEWEAWTLTPVESGVERETVPTINRGIGAVVEATVAASRLGVDAYDQSELRERLSYFEAVGRNCGDDRVRTALDRLRDHLDE comes from the coding sequence CTGGGCGAGTCCGAGCGGTCCGGAAACTCGGACGACCGCCGGTCCACTGACGACCAAGCGTCGCCAGCGGACTGGCCGGTCGAACTCCGCGGGATAACCGAGTCGCTGGTGACGACGCTCGGGCCGAACGACCTGTGGAACGTCGCCGCGCTCGGTCTCCACCCGCCCGCGGAGCGCGACGGCGAGAACGACGGGCAGAGTGACGGCGAGAACGACGCGCGGGGCGACGGCCGAGTCACCGCCCGGACGTGGGGCAACACCCGGACCCGGCGCAACTTCCACCGGCAGGGCGGCGGCTACGTCCAGTTCGTCCGCGACCCGGTGGACTTCGTGGATGCGACGCTCTCCATCTTCGAGGTCGAGGAACCGGTGCTGGACTCGGCAGACGCGTGGGTCGAGGTCGAAGTCGAGCGGGTCGATTCCGGCGCGGCGGACGACACCGAGTGGGAAGCGTGGACGCTGACGCCAGTCGAGTCGGGCGTCGAGCGCGAGACTGTGCCGACGATAAACCGGGGTATCGGGGCGGTCGTGGAGGCGACCGTCGCGGCCTCGCGGCTCGGCGTGGACGCCTACGACCAGTCGGAACTCAGAGAACGGCTGTCGTACTTCGAAGCAGTCGGGCGAAACTGCGGTGACGACCGCGTCCGCACCGCGTTGGACCGCCTCCGCGACCACCTCGACGAGTAG
- a CDS encoding triphosphoribosyl-dephospho-CoA synthase, with amino-acid sequence MNPAEDAQLALLLEVAGTPKPGNVDRERDFPDLRFEHFLGGAVGAGPGLRVAQEGVPVGEAFERAVEGMSQQAGGNTQFGALLLLVPLVRAAAEGDLTPEGATRVVEDTTVEDAANFFRAFDHADVFVDDPPEDAEALDVRRGSDAVPAVEERGVTLYEVLALGDQSDDVAAEWTGGFERTFWAADRLAELAGSAPASAIGARVYLELLAREPDTLVAKQHGAKTAESVHVRAQEALEGGSEVIEAFADSLVEDGVNPGTTADLTAAGLFVALARGEVTV; translated from the coding sequence ATGAACCCCGCCGAGGACGCCCAACTCGCGCTCCTGCTCGAGGTCGCGGGCACGCCCAAGCCCGGCAACGTGGACCGGGAGCGCGACTTCCCGGACCTGCGATTCGAGCACTTCCTCGGGGGCGCAGTCGGCGCGGGACCGGGCCTCCGCGTGGCCCAAGAAGGCGTCCCGGTCGGCGAGGCCTTCGAGCGGGCGGTCGAAGGAATGAGCCAGCAGGCGGGCGGCAACACCCAGTTCGGCGCGCTCCTCCTCCTCGTCCCGCTCGTCCGGGCCGCCGCGGAGGGCGACCTCACGCCGGAGGGGGCGACGCGCGTCGTGGAAGACACCACCGTCGAGGACGCCGCGAACTTCTTCCGGGCCTTCGACCACGCCGACGTGTTCGTGGACGACCCGCCCGAGGACGCCGAGGCGTTGGACGTTCGCCGGGGGAGCGACGCGGTTCCGGCCGTCGAAGAGCGCGGCGTCACGCTCTACGAGGTGCTGGCGCTCGGCGACCAATCCGACGACGTGGCCGCCGAGTGGACCGGCGGCTTCGAGCGCACCTTCTGGGCCGCCGACCGACTCGCCGAACTCGCGGGGTCGGCTCCCGCGTCCGCCATCGGCGCGCGGGTCTACCTCGAACTCCTCGCACGCGAACCCGACACCCTCGTCGCCAAACAGCACGGCGCGAAGACCGCCGAGAGCGTCCACGTCCGGGCCCAAGAAGCCCTCGAAGGCGGTTCCGAGGTTATCGAAGCCTTCGCCGACTCGCTGGTCGAGGACGGCGTGAATCCGGGGACGACCGCCGATTTGACCGCCGCGGGCCTGTTCGTCGCGCTGGCCCGCGGGGAGGTGACGGTGTGA
- the asd gene encoding aspartate-semialdehyde dehydrogenase, protein MTVRVGVLGATGAVGQRCIQLLDGHSEFELAAVTASEDSAGKSYGEAAKWRVDSPIPDAVADLTVRETDPDAVPDDVDLLFSSLPSGVAAEVEPDFAEAGYVLSSNSSNDRLADDVPLVIPEINPDHLELLEVQRDERGWDGAVVKNPNCSTITMVPTLAALDQFGLERVHVSTLQAVSGAGYSGVSSMEILDNVIPHIGGEEEKMETESKKLLGEFDGAELARHDAEVSASCNRVPTIDGHLENVWAETERDVTEADVEDAFRGVESLDLPRSPDQLIEVFEDPSRPQPRLDRTLGGGMAIAAGGVQATPAGIQYNCLAHNTIRGAAGAAILNGELLDRDGWL, encoded by the coding sequence ATGACTGTACGAGTCGGCGTCCTCGGCGCAACCGGTGCGGTCGGCCAGCGATGCATCCAACTCCTCGACGGCCACTCCGAGTTCGAACTGGCGGCAGTAACGGCGAGCGAAGACAGCGCGGGCAAATCCTACGGCGAGGCCGCGAAGTGGCGCGTCGATTCCCCGATTCCCGACGCGGTGGCCGACCTGACCGTCAGGGAGACCGACCCCGACGCGGTCCCCGACGACGTGGACCTCCTCTTTTCGTCGCTCCCCTCCGGCGTCGCCGCCGAGGTCGAACCCGACTTCGCCGAAGCCGGCTACGTCCTCTCCTCGAACTCCTCGAACGACCGACTCGCCGACGACGTGCCCCTCGTCATCCCCGAAATCAATCCGGACCACCTCGAACTGCTGGAGGTCCAGCGCGACGAGCGCGGGTGGGACGGCGCGGTCGTCAAGAACCCCAACTGCTCGACCATCACGATGGTCCCGACGCTCGCGGCGCTCGACCAGTTCGGACTGGAGCGCGTCCACGTCTCGACGCTCCAAGCGGTCTCGGGCGCGGGTTACTCGGGGGTCTCCTCGATGGAGATACTCGACAACGTCATCCCCCACATCGGCGGCGAGGAAGAGAAGATGGAGACCGAGTCCAAGAAGCTCCTCGGCGAGTTCGACGGCGCGGAACTCGCCCGCCACGACGCCGAGGTCTCGGCCTCGTGCAACCGCGTGCCAACCATCGACGGCCACCTCGAAAACGTCTGGGCCGAGACCGAGCGGGACGTGACCGAGGCCGACGTCGAAGACGCCTTCCGCGGCGTCGAGAGCCTCGACCTGCCGAGGTCCCCTGACCAACTCATCGAGGTCTTCGAGGACCCGAGCCGCCCGCAACCCCGACTCGACCGCACGCTGGGCGGCGGGATGGCCATCGCGGCCGGCGGCGTCCAAGCGACCCCCGCGGGCATCCAGTACAACTGCCTCGCGCACAACACGATTCGCGGCGCGGCGGGCGCGGCGATTCTGAACGGCGAACTGCTCGACCGCGACGGCTGGCTCTGA
- a CDS encoding D-2-hydroxyacid dehydrogenase, with protein sequence MTRTSDDAPDEDAPDVVVLRKSTHGVPVSEYGAELRERLPDRTVAYARTPTEERELVADAPVVAGMELDADLLEHAEAMELFACAYAGTGHLPLDALEDRGVAVTNASGVHGPNIGEHVVGNLLVFARRLHEGWRRQRNREWRHFRAHELQDSTVTVVGLGAIGRSVVERLQGFGVETVGVRYTPEKGGPTDEVVGFEGPEFEDALARTDYLVLACPLTETTRGLIGKPELKTLPPDAVLVNVARGPVVDTDALVWALRGSHLRGAALDVTDPEPLPEDHPLWNFENCLITPHCSGHTPEYYSRLADIVADNVRRLDDGEELRNRVV encoded by the coding sequence ATGACCCGAACCTCAGACGACGCCCCCGACGAAGACGCCCCCGACGTGGTCGTCCTGCGCAAGAGCACCCACGGTGTGCCCGTCTCGGAGTACGGCGCGGAGCTGCGCGAGCGCCTGCCCGACAGAACCGTCGCCTACGCTCGGACGCCGACCGAGGAGCGCGAACTCGTCGCGGACGCGCCGGTCGTCGCCGGGATGGAACTCGACGCCGACCTGCTGGAGCACGCCGAGGCGATGGAACTGTTCGCGTGCGCCTACGCCGGGACCGGCCACTTGCCGCTGGACGCGCTCGAAGACCGGGGCGTGGCCGTGACGAACGCCTCGGGCGTCCACGGGCCGAACATCGGCGAGCACGTCGTGGGGAACCTGTTGGTCTTCGCCCGGCGACTCCACGAGGGGTGGCGACGCCAGCGGAACCGCGAGTGGCGACACTTCCGCGCTCACGAGTTACAGGACAGCACCGTCACGGTGGTCGGCTTGGGCGCTATCGGACGGTCCGTCGTCGAGCGATTGCAGGGCTTCGGCGTCGAGACCGTCGGCGTGCGCTACACGCCCGAGAAGGGCGGCCCGACCGACGAGGTGGTCGGCTTCGAGGGACCGGAGTTCGAGGACGCGCTCGCTCGGACCGACTACCTCGTTCTCGCCTGCCCGCTGACCGAGACGACGCGGGGGCTGATCGGCAAGCCCGAACTGAAGACCCTGCCGCCGGACGCCGTGCTGGTCAACGTCGCCCGCGGGCCGGTCGTGGACACCGACGCGCTGGTGTGGGCGCTCCGCGGAAGCCACCTCCGGGGCGCGGCGCTGGACGTGACCGACCCCGAACCGCTCCCGGAGGACCACCCGCTCTGGAACTTCGAGAACTGCCTGATTACGCCCCACTGCTCGGGCCACACGCCGGAGTACTACTCGCGGCTGGCCGACATCGTGGCCGATAACGTGCGACGGTTGGACGACGGCGAGGAGTTGCGAAATCGGGTGGTGTGA
- a CDS encoding 30S ribosomal protein S17e, which produces MAIKPDYVKKTGKILLERYPDAFTTDFEQNKESVQKLTSIESKGVRNRIAGYVTRKK; this is translated from the coding sequence ATGGCAATCAAACCCGACTACGTCAAGAAGACGGGGAAGATCCTGCTGGAGCGATACCCCGACGCCTTCACGACCGACTTCGAACAGAACAAAGAGAGCGTCCAGAAGCTCACCAGCATCGAGTCGAAGGGCGTCCGCAACCGCATCGCCGGCTACGTCACCCGCAAGAAGTAG
- the cofD gene encoding 2-phospho-L-lactate transferase has product MTTFLSGGTGTPKLLAGAESVFDPAETTVVANTGDDVELGGLLVCPDVDTVLFEQGDMLDLETWWGIADDSTETHDELHDIAEAAGLAKGPRYLPDEAQTAGRDIGNWRRFSGVAEFMEIGDRDRAVHLTRTGLLDEGRSLTEVTRLLADAFDVPVDVVPMSDDPVASIVHTPEDSDEYEDEMHFQEFWVAHRADPEVDHVEFRGADDADPAPAALGAIEEGPVVVGPSNPVTSIGPMLAVEELHDALDRATVVAVSPFVEDEVFSGPAADLMAGVGFDPSTAGVAEAYPFADAFVLDEADDTDLDRPVVRTDTEMNDDADAERVARAVADALEVV; this is encoded by the coding sequence ATGACGACGTTTCTCTCCGGGGGCACCGGCACCCCCAAGCTGCTCGCGGGAGCCGAGTCGGTCTTCGACCCGGCGGAGACCACCGTGGTCGCCAACACCGGCGACGACGTGGAGTTGGGCGGCCTGCTCGTCTGCCCCGACGTGGACACCGTCCTCTTCGAGCAGGGCGACATGCTCGACTTGGAGACGTGGTGGGGCATCGCCGACGACAGCACCGAGACCCACGACGAACTCCACGACATCGCCGAGGCCGCGGGATTGGCTAAAGGCCCGCGATACCTGCCCGACGAGGCCCAGACCGCGGGCCGCGACATCGGAAACTGGCGGCGCTTCTCCGGCGTCGCGGAGTTCATGGAGATCGGCGACCGCGACCGCGCGGTCCACCTGACCCGGACCGGTCTGTTGGACGAGGGCCGCAGTCTCACCGAGGTCACGCGACTCCTCGCGGACGCCTTCGACGTGCCCGTGGACGTGGTGCCCATGAGCGACGACCCGGTGGCCTCTATCGTCCACACGCCCGAAGACAGCGACGAGTACGAAGACGAGATGCACTTCCAGGAGTTCTGGGTCGCCCACCGCGCCGACCCCGAGGTGGACCACGTGGAGTTCCGCGGCGCGGACGACGCCGACCCCGCCCCGGCCGCCCTCGGCGCGATAGAGGAGGGACCGGTCGTCGTCGGCCCCTCGAACCCCGTCACCAGCATCGGGCCGATGCTCGCCGTCGAGGAACTCCACGACGCGCTCGACCGCGCGACCGTGGTCGCCGTCTCGCCGTTCGTGGAGGACGAGGTGTTCTCCGGCCCGGCGGCCGACCTGATGGCCGGCGTCGGCTTCGACCCCTCGACCGCGGGCGTCGCCGAGGCCTACCCCTTCGCCGACGCCTTCGTGCTGGACGAGGCCGACGACACCGACCTCGACCGCCCGGTCGTCCGGACCGACACCGAGATGAACGACGACGCGGACGCCGAACGCGTGGCCCGCGCCGTCGCCGACGCGCTGGAGGTGGTCTGA